One Labrys wisconsinensis genomic window, TCTTGCCGTAGATCTCAGCCATCATCTCGGCGACGTCGACGCCCTTGGCGATGCAATGGCCGTGGCCGCGATGGGTGGAGGCGATGCGGTCGACATCGGTGAGGTGCGTCATGATGCCGGCGGCGCAGGCCTCCTCGCCGGCATAGAGGTGGACGAAGCCGGGAATGTCGCCCTTGGCGAACTCGACATGCAGCCGCTCCTCGAAATCGCGGATGGTCCGCATGGTGCGATAGGCCTGGAGCAGCTCCGCCCTCGACAGCGGGAAGGGGTTGTTGGACATGACGTTTCCTCCTCTTTTCAGGTTGCGGCGAAATGGCGGGCGCCCGTGCGCATCAGCCCGCGGGTCGAGGCGAAGCGCATCACGGCAGCAACGTCGACGGTGCGGAACGCGCGGTCCTGCAAGGTCACGGCGACGGCGCGCCGGGCGTCGAAGGCGAGCTCGCGCTCGCCGTCGAGGGCGATGGCGCCGGCGGGCAGGCTGGGCGAGAACGGCACGCCGGCCGGCATGCGCCGCCAGTCCTCGATGCCGACCGCCTCGACCAGCCCCGGCCCGATCGGCGCGCGCAGCACGGTGGGCGCGGCATGGGCGGGGCCGAGCTGCACCATCATGCCGCCCGGCTCGTCGCGGGCGACGGGCTCGATCAGCCCGGCGATCGCCGACATGCCGATCACCTCGGGGTCGGCGAAGGTGACGAAGAGCTCGCGGAAGCTGTCGGCGCGCCACAGCGCCCGCGCCCCGACGGTGCGGTCGGTGACGACGGCGACGTCGACCAGGGCGATCTGCGGCGCCTCGCCCTCCACGGCGACCTCGAGCGTCTTGTTGAGGGCGAAGGCGATCGACGCCGGCACGGCGCCGCAGACGGCGAGCGCCGTCGCCAGGGCGGTGACGGTCGGCTCGCGCGGCTCGGGAAAGGCATTGTTGGTGCCGGTGGAGATGCCGGCGATCGGCACCCGCCCGCAGGCGCCGACCACGGCCCGGTGCGTGCCGTCGCCGCCGAGCACGATGATGGCGGCGACGCCGGCGGCCGCCATGGCGCGGGCGGCGCGGCTGGTGTCCTCCACCGTTGAGGTCACCGGCATGTCGAGGAAGACGAGCTCGGGGAAGCGCGCCTCACCGCAGGCGCGCGAGCGCTCGATGCCGCGCACGACATGGCCGCGGATGCCGCCGGTCTCCGGCATCATCACCACCCGGCCGACGCCGCCCGCCGCGAGCGCGGCCAGCGCCCGCAGCACGATGCCGGCGCGGTCGGCGATCTGCAGGCTGCCGGCATGGGTCACCACCCGGCGGATGTCGCGGGCCGAGACCGGATTGGCGATGATGCCGACCAGAGGCGACATCGGCTTCCTTCCCTGAGGCGCGTCGGCGCGGGACGTTTCCCGTCGACGGCATCAGAGCAAGGGCGGTGCCAACGATCGACCTCTGATCAAATAATTGATTTACCTTGTGAATTTCTGGCACACGTCTCGGCGCGGTGCGGCGCTCCCCGCCGCACCTGCGGCGGCGGCTGCAACAGGTGCGGCGCGGTGGGGCGCCGCTCATCGAAGTCGGCAATGTCGCGCGGCGCTCTTTCGTCGATCCGTGGTGGTCGCGTGGATGGGCGGATCAAGTCCGCCCATGACGGTCGCGAATGGGAAATGCGATAGCGTGAGTTCTTGCGAGCGCGCTCACCGATGACGGTTGGACGTCGGGTCGTCGCCCTCTCACAGGAACCTCACCGTCATGGGCGGACTTGATCCGCCCATCCACGCGAACGCGACGCGTGTCGATCGTCGCACCGGCAGCCGTAGGGCTCCATGGGCCGCTGCAAGCAGGCGCCGATCCGCCGACACGGCACGCCGTCACGATCCATGCGCCTCCCGCCTCAATCCCTTCGGTGCGGCGGCACGATGCCGAGGCGGCGCATGCGGCGGTGCACCGTGGTGCGGTCGATGCCGAGGTCGCGGGCGGCGGCGGAGACGTTCCAGTGGCGGGCGCGGAGCGCCGCTTCGAGCGCCTCGGCCGGATGGGCGGGCGCGCTGTCGCCCGTCGTCGGGACGGCCGCTGCGAAGCTCGGCCAGCCGTCGCCATGGGCGGCGCGGCGAACGGCGTCCGGCAGGTCCTCCAGCCCGATCATGCCCCGGCCCGCCACGGCGCGGGCATAGTCGAGCGCGTTGATCAGCTCGCGGATATTGCCGGGCCAGGGATAGGCGCGCAGGGCGTTCAGCGCCGCCGGCGACAGGCTGTCGCCGAGCTCGGCATCCCAGCCGTCGCGTGCCAGGAGCTCGCCGATCAGCCAATCGAGGTCGGCGCGCCGACGCAGGGCCGGCAGGTTGAGCACGGCGGCGTTGAGGCGGAAATAGAGGTCCTCGCGGAAGCGGCCGGCCTTGACCGCCTCGACCAGGTCGCGATGGGTGGCGGCGATGACGCGGATGTCGACCGCGATGGGCCGGGTGCGGCCGACCGGCGTCACCTCCCGCTCGGCCAGCACGCGCAGGAGCCGCGTCTGCGAGGCGAGCGGCATGTCGCCGATCTCGTCGAGGAACAGGGTGCCGCCGTCGGCCTCGATGATCAGGCCCTTGCGGCCCTTGCCGCTGGCGCCGGTGAAGGACCCGGCCTCGTAGCCGAACAGCTCGGCCTCGATCAGCGTCTCCGGCAGCGCCGCGCAGTTGACGGCGACGAAGGGCCGGCCGGCCCGGGCGCTGGCGGCGTGCAGCGCCTTGGCCAGGTGCTCCTTGCCGGTGCCGGTCTCGCCGTGGATCAGGAGGCTCATGCGCGTGTCCACCAGCTTGGCGGCGCGGGTGACGACGTCCCGCATCAGCGCATCGCCCCGGAACAGGGCCTGCAGGGGCTTCGGCAGCACCGGGGCCGTGGCCGCGGCCGGCGTCGGGGCTGGCGCGGGCGGCGGCAGGCTCTGGGCGAAGAAGAGGACGCCGCCGGCAAGGAGGCGCACGGTGCGCTGCGCGGTGGGGCGCGAGCGCACGAAGCGCGGCAGGTCGTCGACGCCGAAATCGAAGAGCTCGCCCACCGGCCGGCCGAGCAGCGGCGCCCCGCCCGGCCGCTCGTGCTCCACGAGGAGCCGCGCCCGGTTGTTGAAGCCGATGATGCGGCCGGCGGCGTCGAGGGCGAGCACGAGGTCGGGGTCGATATCGGCGAACTCGAAGGAGGCCGAGAGCTTCAGGATCCACTGGTTGCGGAAGCGGTTCAGCAGGTTGGCGATCTCGATCTTGTGGGCGAAGGCCTTGACCAGCTGCAGGGCCAGGAACTGGCTCTCCTTGGGCTCGGGCGAGCGCAGGGCCGAGATGTCGAGCACCGCCGCGAGCGCGCCGCCGGGATCGAACACCGGCGCGGCCGTGCAGGTGAGCGGGATATGGGTCGCGTCGAAATGGTCGGTCTGGTGCACGATCAGGGGCTCGCCGGTGGCGATGCAGGTGCCGACCGCGCAGGTGCCGGCATGGCGCTCGTTCCAGTCGGCGCCGAGATAGAGGCCGGCGCGCATCAGGTTGTTGTCGAAGGTCGGGTCGCCGATGAAGTCGACGGTGACGCCCTTGGCGTCGGTGAGCAGCAGGACATAGCCCAGGCCCGCCACCTGCCGGTACAGCGTCTCCACCCCGTAGCGGGCGGTGTGGAGGAACTCGTCCATGGCATCCTGGTGCTCGCGCAGCAGGCCGTGCGTGACGATGCAGGGATCGCGCAGCGCCACCGGGTCGAGCTTGTGCTCGCCGACGCAGCGCAGCCAGGACTGCCGGATGACGGCATCGCGCCGGCTCGCCTGACCGGCGGCCGCGCGCACGAGCTCGTCGATATGCGCCGCCTGCTCCTGCCTCACGACGATCCTCCCAGACCGTGCTTTTGCCGCAAATGTCGCGCCGATCGGCCGGCATGGCAAGTTTCGTCGGGGCGGGCACGGCGCGGGGCCAGATCAGGAGAGCCCCGTCGCATGGGCGGGGGCGCGTTCGAGCGCATTCCGGACTCGAACGTGATCGCGGCCCGATACTCGCCGGCGCGGATCGGCGCTTCAGGCCTTGTCCCACGGATTGAGCACGGTGACGCCGGTCGGCCCGAAATCAAGCGTGTTGCGGGTCGCCACGGTCATGCCGTGGACGAGGGCCGTCGCCGCGATCAGGGCATCCCGTTCGGCGCGCGGATCGGGAACATGGAGACGGGCGCAACGCTTGGCGACGGGCGTGTCGACAGGCAGCACGCGGCCGTCGAAGTCCGGCAGGACATAGGTATCCAGCCAGGCGCGCAGGATCGCGCCCTGGGCGGCATCGCGGCGCTCCATCTGGAGCACGCCAGCCTCGAGCTCCATGACGGTGATCACGGATAGATAGAGATCGGCGATATCGACGCTGCCGGCCCATCTGGCGACATTGGCGTCAGCCTCGCCGGCGCGGAGCTTGCGCAATTCGGATACGACGTTCGTGTCGAGAAGAATCATCAGGACAGGTCAGCCGGCCGGCTGACGATGACGGTGCGCGGCGGATCGAACTCGACATCCTCGACGCCCGGCGGCATGCCGAAGACATCGGCAACAGTGCGGCCCGTGTGCGTCAGACGCCGATACTCCTCGATGCTGAGCAGGACATGAGCCGGCTTGCCACGATCGGTGATGAAGACCGGACCATCCCTGGTGGCCTTCTTGGCGCGATTGGTATCCTGATTGAACTCTCGGCTGGAAAGAGTGGTGACGGCCATGTCGCTTTCCATCATGACGGCCAATGAATGTATAAATGTTGCTACATTCTATGCGATCTGGCAAGAGACCCGCACGATATGCCCCCCGGACTGCCTGACGGGAGTTCCGTCTGCGGGCAGGATGGCTTTGCGGCGGGCGCTCCCCTACTCCACCGTCGAGAGCTGGATCGTCCTCGACAGCAGCCGCGTGCGATCCGCCGCCGGGCCGACCAGGATCTCGATCTCTCCGGGCTCGAAGATCGGCTCGAGGTCGAGGCCGAGGAAGCGCAGGTCCGTGGCCGGCAGGCTGAGATGCACCGTGCCGCGGGCACCGGGCTCGAGGGCGATCTTGTCGAAGCCCTTCAGCTCCATCAGCGGACGCGCCACGCTCGCCACCGTGTCGTGCGTGAACAGGAACACGGTCTCCTCCGCCGCCATGGTGCCTTCGTTGGCGATGTCGACGCTGATCGCCAGCGTGTCCTGCTCCGTGGCCACGGCCGGCGTCACGGTGAGGTTCGACAGGGTGAAGCGGCCATAGGTCAGGCCGTGGCCGAAGGGGAAGAGCGGCGTGTTGGCGACGTCGAGATATTTGCTGGTGTAGTGGTCCTTGGCGTCGAAGGGCCGGCCGGTCGGCCGCTCGGCGTAGAAGATCGGGATCTGGCCGACCGCCCGGGGCCAGGAGACCGGCGTGCGGCCGCTCGGCGAGCGCGCGCCGGTGACGATGTCGGCGACGGCATTGCCGGCCTCGGCGCCGGGGAACCAGGCCGCCAGCAGCGCATGGGCGCGGTCGGCGAGCTCGGGCACGACCAGCGGCCGGCCGGAGAACAGCACGACGCTGACCCGCTTGCCGAGCCGGGCGGCCCGATCGAACACGGCCTCGGCCAGGGCGCGCTGGCGACCGGGCAGCACCGGATCGGCCCGGCTCGCCGCCTCGCCGCTCATGACCGCCGCCTCGCCCAGGCAGAGCAGGATGGCGTCGGCCTGGTCGCACAGGTCGAGGGCGGCGGGAATGCCGCTCTCGTCGGACGTGTCGATGGCGACGCCCGGGGCGTGCAGGATCGTCGCATCCGGCAGCGCGCCGCGCAGGCCCGCCAGCACGCTCACCTGGTCGCCGGGCTCGGCAATGCCCCCCCACGGCCCGCGCATCTCCGGGCCGGCATCGGCCAGCGGGCCGATCAGGGCGATGCGCCTGGCGTCCGCGGGGATGGGCAGCGCCTCCCCCTCGTTCTTCATCAGGACGAGGGAGCGCGCGCCGACGACGCGGGCGATGCGGCGCCGGTTGATCAGGGTGGCGGCGTCCTCCGGCTGCATGCCGCGGTGGTAGGGGTCGTCGAACAGGCCGAGCCGCTCCTTGAGGGTGAGCACGCGCGCCACCGCCTCGTCGATCTCGGCCATCGTCACCAGGCGGCGCTCCAGCGCCACCGGCAGGCCGCGGCGATAGGCGTCGGCCATCATGTCGATGTCGACGCCGGCCCGCAGCGCCAGGGCCGCCGCCTCGGCGAGGTCGGCCGCGACGCCGTGATGGATCAGCTCGGCGACGGCGTTGTAGTCGCTGACGACGACACCGTCGAAGCCGAGCCGCTGGCGCAGCCAGCCGCGCAGCAGCGACGCGTTGGCGGTCATCGGCACGCCGCCGAAGTCGGTGAAGGCCGGCATCACCGCCGCCACGCCGGCGCGGATCGCCGCCTCGAACGGGGGCAGGTGCACCTCGCGCAGCGTGCGCTCGGAAATGTCGACCGAGGCATATTCGCGTCCCGCCGTCACCGGGGCGTAGGCGCAATAGTGCTTGGCGACGGCGGCGAGCGCGTCGACGGCGGCGAGGTCCGGGCCCTGGAAGCCGCGGACCTTGGCATCGGCCATCAGCGCGCCGACCCAGGGGTCCTCGCCCGGCCCTTCGACGATGCGGCCCCAGCGCGGATCGCGCGCAATGTCCAGCATCGGGGCGAAGGTCATGGCGAGCCCGTCGGCGGCGGCCTCGCGCGCCGCCTCGCGGGCGGTCAGCTCCCAGGCGCGCGGGTCGAACAGCGCGGCCTCGCCGAGCGGCACCGGGAAGGCGGTGCGGTGGCCGTGGATGACGTCGAAGCCGATCATCAGCGGGATGCGCAGGCGCGATTCCTCCACGGCCAGGCGCTGCATCTCGCGGACATGCCCCGGCCCGTACAGGTTGAGCAGGTTGCCGATGGTGCCTGCCTTGATCGCCTCGGTGGAATCGCCGGCGATCACCGGACCGGTCACCGCGTAGCTGCTGGCGGTCATGGTGAGCTGGCCGAGCTTCTCCGGCAGCGTCATCGCGTCGATCAGCGACTGCACGCGACTCATCGCATCCTCCTTGGCTCGCCCGCCGCAGCATAAGGCCGCGCCCTGGCTATGCCGAGCGCCGGCCGATGGCAAGGCCGCAAGGGAACAGGGCGGCGGCAAATCCCCAAGACGGCGCTCTTGCGCAAAATCTCCGGCCGGGATTTGGCCAGAGCATGCGAGAAGGCCGTAGAGTGCGTCCGTGCCGCCGCCGGCGCCAACACGACAGGGCAGGATCATGACCGGATCGGGAGAAATCGCCAGCGCCGCCTCCGAGATCGAGGAAGCCGCCCATGCCGGGCTGGTGCCGCAGCTGCGCATGATGTTCGAAGCGCTATGGGCCTCGCCGGTGCGCAACAGGCTGTTCGCCCTGGCCGCCGGCCTGTTCCTGGTCATCGGCGCCACCGCCTATGGCCAGATCCAGCTCAACAGCTGGAACCAGCCCTTCTACGATGCGCTGTCGCGCCGCGACCTGCCGGCGTTCTTCAACCAGCTCGGCGTGTTCGGCCTGATCGCCGGCGTGCTGCTGGTGCTCAACGTGGCGCAGCGCTGGCTCAACGAGATGACCAAGCTGAGGCTGCGCCAGGGCCTGGTGCACGACCTGGTCAAGGAGTGGATGGTGCCGCGCCGGGCCTTTCGCCTCGCCAATGCCGGACCGATCGGCGTCAACCCGGATCAGCGCCTGCACGAGGACGCGCGCCACCTCACCGAGCTCTCCACCGATCTCGGGGTCGGCCTGCTGCAGGCCTCGATCCTGCTGCTGACCTTCATCGGCGTGCTGTGGGAGCTCTCCAGCGGCTTCGCCTTCCACATCGGCGGCCGCGATCTCACCATCCCCGGCTACATGGTCTGGGCGGCGATCGTCTATGCCGGCTCGGCTTCGCTGCTGAGCTACTGGATCGGCCGGCGCCTGATCGACCAGAACTCCGACCGCTACGCCCGCGAGGCGGACCTGCGCTTCTCGCTGATGCGGGTCAACGAGCATATCGACGCCGTCTCCCTCGCCGGAGGCGAGGCGGATGAAGCCCGGCGCATCGGCGTCGACCTCGACGCGGTGCTGGCGGCGACGCGGCGTCTCGTCAGCGGCCTCACCCGCCTCACCTGGGTCACGGCCGGCTATGGCTGGTTCTCGCTGGTGGCACCGATCCTGGTGGCGGCGCCGGTCTATTTCGCCGGCAACCTGTCCTTCGGCGGCCTGATGGTGGCGGTCGGCGCCTTCAACCAGGTGCAGTCGTCGCTGCGCTGGTTCGTCGACAATTTCAGCACCATCGCCGACTGGCGGGCGACGCTGCTGCGCGTCGCCAGCTTCCGCCGCGCCGTCATGACCACCGACGTGCTGCACACGGTGGAGAGCCGCATCGAGGCGGTCGATGGGCCGCCCGGCGCCTTCACCGTCGAGGACCTGGAGATCGCCTCTCCGGCCGGCTGCACCATGCTCAAGGAGCCGAAGGTGGAGGTGAAGGCCGGCGAGCGCGTGCTGATCGTCGGCGAGTCCGGCACCGGCAAGACGCTGCTGTTCCGGGCCCTCGCCGGCCTGTGGCCCTGGGGCGCCGGGCGCATCGGCCGCCCCACGGGCGGGGAGATCCACTACATGCCGCGCACGCCCTACCTGCCGCCGGGCACGCTTCGCGAGGTCATGGCCTATCCCCTGAAGGTCGACAGCTTCAAGCCCGACGCCTTCACCGCAGCCCTCGCCCGCCTCGGCCTCGAGCGCCTGACGCCCATGCTCGAGACCGCCAAGCGCTGGGACCGCGACCTCAGCGAGGACGACCAGCAGTCCCTCGCCTTCGCCCGGGTGGTGCTGCACCGGCCGGCGTGGCTGCTCATCGACGAGGTGCTGGACTCCCTGGAGGACGAGACGCATGGACGGGTGCTCGACGTCTTCGCCGGGGATCTCGCCCATGCCGGCGTCATCCATATCGGCCGCGCCGAGGCGCACGACCACCTGTTCCAGCGCGTGCTGCATCTCGTCAAGGAACCCGACAAGCGCCGCCTCTCCCGGCGCAGGCACGCCCACGAGACGCACCGACGCCGGCTGTCGGTGGCGTGAGGGGACCGTTGGCGACGGACCTGGTGCGATCGGACGAGACGCTGCCGCTACCAGCCTACGCTCGACGCCGGGGCCTTCCCTCCCCCTTGTGGGGAGGGATAAAGGGTGGGGGTCGTCGGCGTTGAACTCGACGCGTCGGGACGATCGAGGGCGATCCCCGTCCTGATGGCCCCCCCCTGGCCCCTCCTCGTCGATCTCGGGGGTTCCCGAGATCGACCACTCGGCAAGGCAAGTCGGAAAAATCCGACTTGCTCGGGGGAGGGGAAAAGCCCGCGTTCGAAACATCAGAGAGCCCCCATGGACCCCCTCTCCCCCTGGATCGACCGGCAATACCGCCACGCCGCGGCGGCGATGCTGCGCAGCATTTCCCCTGTCGGCATCGTCAAGGCACGGCCGGGCTTCGGCCAGACCGTCGTGCCGAAGCGCGGGGCGATCGTCGCCTCGCCGGTGCTCGGCGACTGGAAGCCGGAGCCCGACTATTTCTTCCACTGGTACCGGGATTCCGCCGTGGTGATCGACGCCCTGCGGCTGCTGCACGCCGACGGCACGCTCGGGCCGGAGGCGCTCGGCCATCTCGGCGACTTCGTGCGCTTCAGCCTGTCGCTGCAGCAGCTCGACGGCCGCGCCCTGGCGCGCGACCCGGCCTGGCGGGCGGCCGTCGCCCCGGACTTCATCCAGTACCTGCGCAGCGATGCCGAGCTCGCCGCAGTCCATGGCGAGGAGGTGGTGGCCGAGACGCGCGTCAACCCGGACGGCACGCTCGACATCTCCACCTGGTCGCGGCCGCAGAACGACGGCGCCGCGACGCGCGCCCTCGCCCTGCTGCGCTGGCTGAAGGGCGGCGCGGCGATCGGGGCGGAGCTCGCCGCCGACATCGCTGACCTGCTGCATGCCGATCTCGCCTTCACCCTGGCGCGCTGGCGCCGGCCCTGCTTCGACCTCTGGGAGGAGCAGAGCGGCCGGCACTACTACACGCTGCGCGTCCAGGCGGCGGCGCTGGCCGAGGGCGCGCCCTGGCTGGCCGAGCTGGGCGGGACGGAGGCCGCCGCGGCCTGCGGCCGCGAGGCGCACGCCATCCTGGCGCAGCTCGACGGCTATTGGCTGGCCGAGGAGGGCTTCTACCGCTCGCGCCTGCTCGATCCGCCCGCCCGCACCACGAAGGATCTCGACATCGCCGTGATCCTGGCGGCGCTGCACGCCGACGGAGCCGAGGCGGCGCACTCGCCGCGCGATCCGCGCATGCTGGCGACGCTGGCCAGCCTGGAGGCCCTGTTCGACCGCGATTTTCCGATCAACCGCGGCCGTCCGCCCGGACGGGCGGCGGCCCTCGGGCGCTACGAGGGCGACGGCTATTTCGGCGGCGGCGCCTGGTATGTCTCGACGCTCGCCGGCGCCGAGCTCTGCTTCCGTGCCGCCGCGGCCGCTGCGCCCGCCGAGGCCGCAGGCCTCGAGGCGCGCGGCGACGCGTTCCTCGCGACGGTGCAGGCTTTCACCCCCGAGAACGGCGACATGTCCGAGCAGTTCGATCGGGCGACGGGGGAACAGACCTCGGCGCGGCACCTGGCCTGGAGCTATGCGGCGTTCATCACGTGCATCGCGGCGCGGCGGACGCTGGCGGGGTAAGGGACGGGCGTTTGCGTGGGCCGATCAGCCGGGCGTCGGGTCATTCCACGCGCCCGGCCGCGCTGCCGATCTCTGTGCGAATGATGGCCGTGCCTGCCGCCAACGCGCTGATCTTGCCGAACGCAACATCACGGGCGAGATACCACATGCCGCAATCGGAGGATGGGTGCAGGCGCTCCGGCGGCACGTGACGCAGGGCGGCCCGCAGGCGCGACGCGACGTGCTCGGGCGTCTCGATCTCCGTCGAGCCGAGATCGAGCAGGCCGAGCACCACATGCTTGTCCCCGCAATGCCGGAGGATGGTCGGCTCGTGCCGCGGCTGCTCGTATTCGATGCTGATGCCGGCGATCGGGCAGGATGCCAGCAGTTCCAGCACCTCGGGATAGACCACGCTGGCGCGCTTCTCCCGATAGACCAGCGCATAGCCGTAGCAGACATGGACGATGACGGGCGCCCGCACCCCTTCGACCATCCTGGCGATCGCCGCCGGGCCGACCTTGCGGGCGAGCGTCAGCTGGCTGTGCCAGGCGGGCTCGTCGATCTGCAGCACGTCCGCGCCCGCCTGATCGAGGGCCAGCAGCTCGTGGTTGAGCGCCGCGGCAAGGGCCATGATGGCAGCCTCGGCGTCGCCGTAGAACCGGTCGACGACCTGGCAATAGAGCGACAGCGCACCGATGACGGTCACCTTGCAGGGCCGCCGCGCGTGCGCCTTGAGGAAGTCCAGCTCGGCCAGCGCCATCGGGCCTTGCCAGCCGATGGCGCCGACGATGCGCGGCCGCAGCTCGCCGATGCGGGTATATTCCTCCCAGCCGGTGTCGTCGCGCCGGCTCCAGTCGACGGCCCTCGCGACCGCGACCTGCTCCATGGCTGACGTATCGATCCCCGTGAGGCCGGCCAGGAAATGCCGGTCATAGGCGGCCCGCTGCGCCTCGCCATCCGTCACCAGATCGAGCCCGGCCCGCTCCTGCTCGTAGATGGCGAGCAGGGCCGCGTCCTGCTTGGCCTCGCGCAGCACCTCGGCGTCGGGGCGCCACCAGCTGCCGTCGACGGCCCGCATCCGGCGGTGGTGAGCCAGCCAGTGCGGCTTGGCATAGCTGCCGACGATCTGCACGGTCAGGGGATGGAGCGGCATCGCCATGTCTCCTCGGCTGGTCCGTGCTGCGTAGGAGAGTAGAGTGACAGCGGCATGACACGTATGGACATGATGCCGAATGTCGGACATGACTGTAACCGTCCATCATGCGGTTCGATGCAGGCCTGGAGACGACATGGCGCAGGAGGAACACCCCCTCGAGGTCAGGGATCATGCGGGGTCCCGCTGGGAGCAGATCGTTGCGGCGCTGCGCCGGGACATCCGGGAGGGCATCTACGCGCCCGGCATCCGGCTGCCGCGCGAGCATGATTTCTGCGACCGGTTCGGCGTCAGCCGGTTCACCGTGCGGCGGGCCCTGGAGAGCCTCGAGCGCGAAGGGCTGGTCCGCATCGAGCCCAAGCGCGGCGCCTTCGTGACCGACCAGATCCTCAGCTATCGGCTGGGCAACCGCACGCGCTACAGTGAGAACATCCGCCGCT contains:
- a CDS encoding uroporphyrinogen decarboxylase family protein — its product is MPLHPLTVQIVGSYAKPHWLAHHRRMRAVDGSWWRPDAEVLREAKQDAALLAIYEQERAGLDLVTDGEAQRAAYDRHFLAGLTGIDTSAMEQVAVARAVDWSRRDDTGWEEYTRIGELRPRIVGAIGWQGPMALAELDFLKAHARRPCKVTVIGALSLYCQVVDRFYGDAEAAIMALAAALNHELLALDQAGADVLQIDEPAWHSQLTLARKVGPAAIARMVEGVRAPVIVHVCYGYALVYREKRASVVYPEVLELLASCPIAGISIEYEQPRHEPTILRHCGDKHVVLGLLDLGSTEIETPEHVASRLRAALRHVPPERLHPSSDCGMWYLARDVAFGKISALAAGTAIIRTEIGSAAGRVE